The genomic DNA GCCCCAATTTTTTACAGCGGTGAGGAATATGCCGGGTATTTCATGGTTTTCGTTTATCTTTCTCTTTCTGGTACCGTTTTTGTTATGTTGGTCTACAGCCCGGCTGCTGGCCCGGCGGCATCCAATATACCGCCGCCGCCCGGTCCGCGCAGCGTATTGGCTGACGTCAGGGGCCAGCGTGGCCGTCCTGGTGGCCAGCCGATGGCTGCGGTTTGACGGGATCCAGCCCGACTGGTTCCGGTTTCTTATGTACGCGGCCTATGTTTGGATCATTGCGCAGTTATTGCTGCTGCTCATTCTGCTTATCTCTTTTCTCGCCGGCTGGCTGGCCAGCAAGGCAACAGTGGCAAAAGGAGATGATGCGGCGGCGACAGCGCGAACCGGGGGCGTTACGCGCCGGGAATTTCTCCGCACGGCGGCGGCCGCGGCGCCCCTGCTAAGTCTGGCCGTTACCGCCCGCACCGTCTACGCGACCGATGCCACCGTCGCCGTTAACCGTTATAGTCTTGCTTTCGACGGCCTGCCGGACAGTCTTGCCGGTCTGAAAATTGCCCAAATCAGCGATACCCATATCGGCCCCTTTTTCTCCCTGGCCAAGTTTGAGCGGGTGTTGGCTATGGTAGAGACCGAGCGGCCCGACCTCCTGGCCGTTACCGGCGACCTTATTGATGATCTGGCTTTGCTGGACGGAGCGGTAAAGCTACTTACCGATTTTCAGCCCCGGCTGCCGCTGGGTATTTATTTTTGTTGGGGCAATCATGAGTATTTTCGCGATATTGGCCGTATCCGCCGGGCGCTCAGGGATAGTTCGGTCACCATCCTTGAAAACAGGGCGGCAAAGGTGCTGGACGGTGAGCGGCCGCTGTATTTGGCCGGTGTTGACTACCCTTGGGCTAAAAGCGGCGCAGCCCAGGTTGAGCGGCGGCGCTTTCTCACCGAGAAGGCGTTAAGCCAGGTACCACCGGCTGCGTTTACCATATTGCTGACCCACCACCCGGACTTTTTAGCCAATGCGTTTGCGGCCGAAGTGCCGCTAACCCTGGCCGGTCATACCCACGGGGGACAGATTGCGGTGTTTGGGCGGTCGCTGTTACCGGTACAGTACACTTTTATGCGCGGGCTCTACCGCCAAGGCACATCCTATGGTTATGTACATACCGGCACCGGCCACTGGCTGCCTTTGCGCGTCGGCTGTCCGGCGGAAATCAGCTTGTTTACGTTGGCGAAAGGAGGATAACATGAGCAAGATTAAGATTAAAAAGAACCTTAGCGATCAGGATATGCTGGCCAACTGGCAGGAACCGGCCAGTTTCGAAACTGCTAGCCATGACGAAAAAACGACCGTCCAAACGGCTAGAGGAAAAGGCCGTGAGAGCGAGTCGTTTCACGGTTCATTTTTGACCCCACAACTGCAAGAAAAGGTAGGAAAGGCTCTCTTGGACTTGAAACTGGCGCTGTATAAGGAAGGCATCGTTGATTACGAGATTAAAGTGGCCCGCCAGGGACACCAGGTCATTCTTACGGCAGCACCCAAGGCTGCTAAACCATCGCCTAAGAGCCGGCCATAAACCGGCGGACAAGAATAATGCTCAACCGTTAATAAGCACCGGCTTCGGCGGGTGCTTATTTTCTTGCTTCTTTAAAAGGAGTTGCGGCGCCTATGTGGAAAACATTAGGATGCACCAATCAAGATTTTGATGGAGAAAGGATCGATGGCATGGGGAAGGGGCATAGCAGTTTCTGCCGCGATATCTGGCAGTTGACCAAAGAGTATTGGTGGTCGGAAGAAAAGTGGCAAGCCAGGGGGCTGCTTGCCGTTAATCTTGCTTTGACGCTCGGTCATGTGTATATTTTGGTGCTTATAAACGAATGGTACAACACTTTCTATAACGCTCTGCAAAATTACGACAAGGATGCGTTTTGGCAAGCGTTGGGCGAGTTCTGCCTTTTGGCGGCAATTTATATTATTATTGCTGTTTATGAATTATATCTCCAGCAGATGCTGGAAATACGGTGGCGCCGCTGGCTGACCTACCGTTATTTGGACAACTGGCTGTATAAACGTACTTACTATATAATGCAGCTATTAGACCCCGGCACCGATAACCCGGACCAGCGTATCAGCGAAGATCTGCGCCTTTTTACCGCATATACGCTGCGCCTGTCGTTAGGCCTGCTCAAGGCAGTCGTTACCCTGGTATCTTTTGTTGCTATTTTATGGCGGCTGTCAGGTCCGCTGCATATTCCTTTTGGTGCGTGGCAGCTCACGATACCAGGTTACCTGGTGTGGGCAGCCTTGGCTTATGCCATTATTGGCACTTGGTTGACAGTAAAAATTGGCCGGCCGCTGGTCAATTTAAATTTTGACCAGCAGCGGTTTGAGGCTGATTTCCGTTTTAGCCTGGTGCGGCTGCGTGAACATGGCGAAAGTATCGCTTTTTATGGTGGTGAACGGCAGGAGCAGGCTAATTTTGTCCAGCGGTTCCGCCACGTCTTTGCTAACTTCTGGCAGCTCATGCAGCGCCAGAAACAGTTAACATGGTTTACGTCCGGCTATTTTCAACTGGCTATTATCTTTCCCATCCTGGTTGCTTCGCCGCGTTACTTTGCGGGGCAAATTCAGCTTGGCGGCCTGATGCAAATTTCATCGGCCTTTGGCCGCGTTCAGGATTCGTTGTCCTGGATTATTGATCGTTTTTCGCAATTGGCCGAGTGGCAGGCGGTTGTCAACCGTCTGGTCGGTTTCATTAACAATATGGAGCGCGTGCGCCACATTTGTCTGAACGAAGCGGGCGTGCGGATTCGGCCAAGTGAAGGAGCGACTTTTACTGCCGTTGGCCTGAATGTATGCCTTCCTGATGGACGGCAGCTTATTCAGCCGCTTGCTTTAGAGCTCCGGCGGGGCGATTCGCTGCTTGTTGTCGGGCCCTCCGGCTGCGGGAAAAGTACCCTGCTGCGCACCTTTGCCGGCTTATGGCCTTTCGGCCAGGGTGAAATTCGTATTCCACAGGGACAACGGGTATTATTCGTGCCGCAAAAAAGCTATCTTCCTATCGGTACCCTGCGGGAGGCGCTACTGTACCCAAAGAGTCCGGGGTCGGTCAGCGATGCGGCCATTCGGGAAGCGATGGATCTCTGTCGGCTGGAAGGCTTTAAAGACCAGCTTGACCGGGTCGAGGACTGGTCGCACATTTTATCCCTGGGCGAGCAGCAGCGTGTAGCCTTTGTCCGGGTATTGCTCCAAAAGCCGGATTGGCTGTTTTTGGATGAAGCTACGTCGGCACTGGATGAACCTACCGAGCGGGCGCTGTATAAACTACTCCGCGAACGGCTGCCCCAGACGACAATAGTCAGTGTCGGCCACCGCAACACTTTGAGCAGCCATCACCGGAAAAAACTTGCCATTGATGATTCGGGCAACTGGAGTATTCTTAATCTTTAGCCGTACTCCGTCTCGATGCTGACAAATCCACGTGCAATATATTTTGAATAAATCTACCGTATTGTATTGTAGGTTGGCCAACTTAATGTACGTTGCCGTCGTTCTCCTCACAATCCCGTAT from Sporolituus thermophilus DSM 23256 includes the following:
- a CDS encoding metallophosphoesterase, whose product is MPGISWFSFIFLFLVPFLLCWSTARLLARRHPIYRRRPVRAAYWLTSGASVAVLVASRWLRFDGIQPDWFRFLMYAAYVWIIAQLLLLLILLISFLAGWLASKATVAKGDDAAATARTGGVTRREFLRTAAAAAPLLSLAVTARTVYATDATVAVNRYSLAFDGLPDSLAGLKIAQISDTHIGPFFSLAKFERVLAMVETERPDLLAVTGDLIDDLALLDGAVKLLTDFQPRLPLGIYFCWGNHEYFRDIGRIRRALRDSSVTILENRAAKVLDGERPLYLAGVDYPWAKSGAAQVERRRFLTEKALSQVPPAAFTILLTHHPDFLANAFAAEVPLTLAGHTHGGQIAVFGRSLLPVQYTFMRGLYRQGTSYGYVHTGTGHWLPLRVGCPAEISLFTLAKGG
- a CDS encoding ABC transporter ATP-binding protein/permease, with amino-acid sequence MGKGHSSFCRDIWQLTKEYWWSEEKWQARGLLAVNLALTLGHVYILVLINEWYNTFYNALQNYDKDAFWQALGEFCLLAAIYIIIAVYELYLQQMLEIRWRRWLTYRYLDNWLYKRTYYIMQLLDPGTDNPDQRISEDLRLFTAYTLRLSLGLLKAVVTLVSFVAILWRLSGPLHIPFGAWQLTIPGYLVWAALAYAIIGTWLTVKIGRPLVNLNFDQQRFEADFRFSLVRLREHGESIAFYGGERQEQANFVQRFRHVFANFWQLMQRQKQLTWFTSGYFQLAIIFPILVASPRYFAGQIQLGGLMQISSAFGRVQDSLSWIIDRFSQLAEWQAVVNRLVGFINNMERVRHICLNEAGVRIRPSEGATFTAVGLNVCLPDGRQLIQPLALELRRGDSLLVVGPSGCGKSTLLRTFAGLWPFGQGEIRIPQGQRVLFVPQKSYLPIGTLREALLYPKSPGSVSDAAIREAMDLCRLEGFKDQLDRVEDWSHILSLGEQQRVAFVRVLLQKPDWLFLDEATSALDEPTERALYKLLRERLPQTTIVSVGHRNTLSSHHRKKLAIDDSGNWSILNL